A window of the Desulfobulbaceae bacterium genome harbors these coding sequences:
- a CDS encoding FAD-dependent oxidoreductase, whose amino-acid sequence MANKPIDSNPILDSALNWHYPEFAEEHGTEKVVAFGDHSHKCPIYVRKIPPCTASCPAGNDIRSWLTIVQQSQLKNRSWRESYELAWHEASKTTPFPASCGRVCPYPCESQCNRTQKNDGAVNIAAFERWLGDFGINHGLQHKKLSPEVMDKKIAVIGAGPAGLSCAFQLARRGYPVTVFEAFAQPGGMLRYGIPAFRLPPAILDAEIDAITRMGVEIVCNTTIGKDIEWERLRANYDAIFVGIGAHKGVELEGNWDNAPNVLSGVAFLNQVNSGKTIDIGDRVVIIGGGNTAITAARVARRLEAQVTLLYRRTRAEMPTLDKEIDAALIEEIDIRYLVAPLGIRSENGKGVAVKCQRMKLDELDNSGRRMVIPVAKSEFEVPCTAVIYAISQRPDWSGIQLDPVKNGWLMPDEDWSVGAGVYAGGDVISLELVTTAIGHGRMAAERIDAKFKGKGFRFFADRQIATPDTLRLEYYPELKRNECNWLPVGQRCSSGLESEAELGITEEQFQAESIRCMSCGLCFECRQCLIFCPQSAILAFPQNPTGEVMYTNYNQCVGCHICSQACPCGYIQMGMGKEL is encoded by the coding sequence ATGGCAAACAAACCTATTGACTCCAACCCTATTCTTGATTCCGCCCTCAATTGGCACTATCCCGAATTTGCAGAAGAACACGGGACAGAAAAAGTTGTTGCCTTTGGCGACCATAGCCACAAATGCCCAATCTATGTGCGGAAAATTCCACCCTGTACTGCTAGCTGTCCTGCTGGCAATGACATTCGATCCTGGCTGACCATTGTCCAACAATCACAGCTCAAAAATCGCAGTTGGCGGGAATCATATGAATTAGCATGGCACGAGGCCAGTAAAACCACGCCATTTCCGGCTTCCTGCGGCCGGGTTTGTCCATATCCTTGTGAAAGCCAATGCAATCGCACCCAAAAAAACGATGGCGCAGTCAATATCGCCGCCTTTGAGCGGTGGCTTGGCGACTTCGGCATTAACCATGGCTTGCAGCATAAAAAACTAAGTCCTGAGGTCATGGATAAAAAGATAGCGGTAATCGGGGCCGGGCCGGCTGGACTTAGTTGCGCCTTTCAGCTGGCCCGACGCGGTTATCCGGTAACGGTGTTTGAAGCCTTTGCCCAGCCTGGCGGCATGCTTCGCTATGGAATCCCCGCCTTTCGACTGCCGCCTGCCATTTTGGACGCAGAAATTGACGCCATTACCAGAATGGGTGTTGAGATTGTCTGTAACACCACCATTGGCAAAGATATTGAGTGGGAAAGGCTTAGGGCAAATTACGACGCTATTTTTGTCGGCATCGGAGCCCATAAGGGGGTTGAGCTGGAAGGCAATTGGGACAACGCCCCCAATGTCTTGAGCGGGGTAGCGTTCTTGAATCAGGTCAACTCTGGCAAGACCATTGATATAGGCGACAGAGTAGTGATCATTGGCGGTGGGAATACCGCCATTACTGCCGCACGTGTTGCACGACGACTAGAAGCTCAAGTGACATTACTGTACCGGAGAACACGTGCTGAAATGCCCACCCTTGACAAGGAAATCGATGCTGCGTTGATAGAAGAAATTGATATCCGGTATCTGGTCGCTCCTCTCGGAATTCGATCTGAGAACGGCAAAGGTGTTGCCGTCAAGTGTCAAAGGATGAAGCTTGATGAACTGGATAACAGTGGACGGCGGATGGTCATTCCAGTGGCAAAGTCTGAGTTCGAAGTGCCATGCACAGCTGTCATCTACGCCATCAGCCAACGTCCAGATTGGAGTGGCATTCAGCTTGATCCTGTCAAGAATGGTTGGCTTATGCCTGATGAAGACTGGTCTGTCGGCGCAGGGGTGTACGCTGGTGGTGACGTCATCAGCCTGGAACTGGTGACCACAGCCATTGGCCATGGCAGAATGGCTGCTGAGCGGATTGATGCCAAATTCAAAGGTAAGGGGTTCCGATTTTTCGCGGATAGACAAATCGCAACCCCTGATACACTGCGCTTGGAATATTATCCCGAACTCAAACGCAACGAATGTAACTGGTTACCAGTTGGTCAGCGGTGTTCAAGTGGGCTTGAGTCGGAGGCAGAATTAGGTATAACCGAAGAACAGTTTCAGGCTGAATCCATACGATGCATGAGTTGCGGACTCTGTTTTGAGTGCCGACAATGTTTGATATTCTGTCCTCAATCGGCAATCTTAGCATTCCCGCAAAATCCAACGGGTGAAGTGATGTATACCAACTACAACCAATGTGTCGGGTGTCATATTTGTTCTCAGGCCTGCCCATGCGGCTACATTCAGATGGGAATGGGAAAAGAACTCTAA
- a CDS encoding helix-turn-helix transcriptional regulator, with translation MHNSTVASLAKIMKSIGHPIRLKILCLLVDGGQTVGEIHDQLTTSFANVSQHLQRLHHQGLVVTDKQANFVRYSIASPKVTEMIGTLRRLYCRSLIDNETVKSQKSNPMRNKS, from the coding sequence ATGCACAACAGTACAGTGGCGTCGCTCGCTAAGATTATGAAATCGATTGGTCATCCGATCCGGTTGAAGATCCTCTGTCTCCTGGTCGATGGCGGTCAGACGGTTGGTGAGATCCATGATCAGTTGACCACCTCGTTTGCCAATGTCTCCCAGCACCTTCAGCGGCTGCACCATCAAGGACTAGTGGTCACCGATAAGCAGGCAAATTTTGTCCGTTACTCTATCGCCTCACCCAAGGTCACAGAGATGATCGGTACTTTGCGACGCCTCTATTGTCGTTCTTTAATAGACAACGAAACAGTTAAATCTCAAAAATCCAACCCAATGAGGAATAAGTCATGA
- a CDS encoding DUF2892 domain-containing protein has translation MIVTDWIHTIAGTFILLSLALGVQASPLFHSTYWLWVTAFVGANLFQFGLSKFCPMALILKALGVPEKRTK, from the coding sequence ATGATTGTCACCGATTGGATTCACACTATTGCAGGAACCTTCATTCTCCTCAGTCTGGCCTTAGGCGTTCAGGCCAGTCCTCTCTTCCATAGCACCTATTGGTTATGGGTCACAGCCTTTGTCGGCGCTAATCTCTTTCAGTTCGGGCTGAGCAAGTTCTGTCCCATGGCCCTTATCCTTAAGGCCTTGGGAGTGCCGGAGAAACGGACGAAATAA
- the dsrA gene encoding dissimilatory-type sulfite reductase subunit alpha, whose protein sequence is MDQEKKDTDFPIESSVIEGNFLHPTPLLDALEEGPWPSFVSGLKELAERTKKPMLRGVLDQLEYSYLTKTGYWEGGLVTVYGYGSGVISRRSKIADKFPEAHEFHTLRVQPAPGLHYNTTMLRDLCDTWEKHGSGLIALHGQTGDIMLQGIEEAKVQECFDEINQAGWDLGGAGPAMRTSISCVGPARCEHACYDTLLLHYKVMKHFAGDIHRPQYNYKFKFKFSGCPNDCSNSIFRSDLAVIGMWRDAILVDTEAMQAWIQKNGLEFLVNNVISRCPTRALSLADGTMAIDNANCVRCMHCINVMTEALSPGRERGLAILLGGKNTLKVGAMGGTMIVPFFKMESDEDIATFICLCETIIEWWNDNGFDHERIGETIERVSLKQFLDGVGLEASIDMVSSPRSNPYYKSAY, encoded by the coding sequence ATGGATCAGGAAAAAAAAGATACTGACTTTCCCATCGAATCATCTGTTATAGAAGGGAATTTCCTACATCCAACTCCCCTGCTGGATGCATTGGAAGAAGGCCCATGGCCCAGCTTTGTCAGTGGGCTTAAAGAATTGGCGGAACGAACCAAAAAACCCATGCTCAGGGGAGTTCTCGATCAATTGGAGTATTCCTACCTGACTAAGACCGGTTATTGGGAAGGCGGTCTGGTCACGGTATATGGCTACGGGAGCGGAGTAATCAGCCGTCGCTCCAAGATTGCGGACAAATTCCCGGAGGCCCATGAATTTCATACACTCCGGGTTCAGCCCGCACCGGGCTTACACTACAACACCACGATGTTACGCGATCTTTGCGACACTTGGGAAAAACATGGTTCCGGCTTGATTGCCCTGCATGGCCAGACAGGTGATATCATGCTGCAGGGCATTGAGGAAGCCAAGGTGCAAGAGTGCTTTGATGAGATCAATCAAGCGGGTTGGGATCTGGGGGGAGCAGGTCCCGCCATGCGAACAAGCATTTCCTGTGTGGGACCTGCCCGCTGCGAACATGCCTGTTATGACACCTTGCTACTGCACTACAAGGTCATGAAACACTTTGCCGGGGATATCCACCGTCCCCAGTATAACTATAAGTTCAAGTTTAAATTTTCTGGCTGCCCCAATGACTGCAGCAATTCAATCTTTCGCTCCGATCTGGCTGTAATCGGGATGTGGCGGGATGCCATCCTCGTAGATACGGAAGCCATGCAGGCTTGGATTCAAAAGAATGGTCTCGAGTTCCTGGTAAACAACGTGATCAGTCGTTGTCCAACACGCGCCCTTTCCCTGGCCGATGGAACAATGGCCATCGACAATGCAAACTGCGTCCGCTGCATGCACTGCATCAACGTAATGACGGAGGCCTTGTCACCAGGCAGGGAAAGAGGTCTGGCCATCCTGCTTGGCGGAAAAAATACCTTGAAGGTTGGCGCCATGGGCGGAACCATGATCGTTCCCTTCTTCAAAATGGAAAGCGATGAGGATATCGCGACGTTTATCTGCTTATGCGAAACCATTATTGAGTGGTGGAATGATAACGGCTTCGACCACGAGAGAATTGGCGAGACTATTGAACGAGTCAGTTTAAAACAGTTCCTGGATGGAGTTGGCCTGGAGGCGTCCATCGATATGGTATCGAGTCCTCGGAGCAACCCATATTATAAATCCGCGTACTAA
- the dsrB gene encoding dissimilatory-type sulfite reductase subunit beta, translating to MSSERTWKTVESGPYDYQGALHPVVIKNYGKWKYHQLLRPGVLKHVAENGDVLFTVRAGTPRQDSVDLIRRICDIADTYADGYLRFTVRNNVELMTADEEKVELLIKSLESIGLPVGGIGPCVSNVSHTQGWLHCDIPATDASGVVKSIMDNLYEEFTNCQLPSKVRISTSCCAINCGGQADIAIVVKHTRPPRINHEVMANICELPKVVARCPVAAIRPTVVNGKPSLRVDHKKCMYCGACFGACPVMEINHPEHSKFGVWVGGKNSNARSKPAVGCLVAQNLPNNPPRWPEVNAVVSKIIEVYKQEGRPWERLGEWIDRVGWKHFFATTGLIFEKDMIDSYRHARTTFNQSAHVRF from the coding sequence ATGAGTAGCGAACGAACCTGGAAAACGGTTGAATCAGGACCTTATGACTACCAGGGTGCACTCCATCCGGTAGTCATAAAAAATTACGGTAAATGGAAATATCATCAACTGCTCCGACCAGGTGTGCTTAAACATGTTGCCGAAAATGGAGATGTCCTGTTTACGGTAAGGGCTGGCACACCCCGCCAGGATTCGGTGGATTTGATTCGACGAATTTGTGATATCGCCGACACCTACGCCGATGGCTACCTACGTTTTACTGTGCGCAACAATGTGGAACTGATGACTGCGGACGAGGAAAAGGTGGAGTTGCTAATCAAATCCTTGGAGTCGATCGGTTTGCCGGTGGGAGGAATCGGCCCCTGTGTCTCTAATGTGTCCCATACCCAAGGCTGGCTTCACTGCGACATCCCTGCCACAGATGCCTCTGGTGTGGTCAAATCCATCATGGATAACCTGTATGAAGAGTTCACAAACTGTCAACTGCCAAGCAAGGTGAGAATTTCTACCTCCTGCTGTGCCATCAACTGTGGCGGTCAGGCAGATATTGCCATTGTGGTCAAACATACCCGTCCCCCTCGCATTAACCATGAGGTGATGGCGAACATCTGTGAATTGCCCAAGGTGGTTGCCCGCTGCCCAGTGGCCGCAATTCGACCAACGGTAGTCAATGGCAAGCCATCGCTGAGGGTTGACCATAAAAAATGCATGTACTGCGGGGCTTGTTTCGGTGCCTGCCCGGTCATGGAGATCAACCATCCCGAGCATTCAAAATTCGGGGTCTGGGTTGGTGGCAAGAACTCTAATGCCCGATCGAAGCCGGCCGTGGGCTGCCTGGTCGCTCAGAATCTTCCCAACAATCCACCTCGCTGGCCAGAGGTCAATGCCGTGGTCAGTAAAATCATTGAGGTCTATAAACAGGAAGGGAGGCCTTGGGAGCGATTGGGAGAATGGATCGACCGGGTAGGCTGGAAGCACTTCTTTGCCACCACTGGCCTGATCTTTGAAAAAGACATGATTGATTCGTACCGACACGCCAGAACCACCTTTAACCAATCAGCGCACGTCAGGTTTTAA